A stretch of DNA from Francisella uliginis:
TATCATAAACAATAATAATATCCTATAGATTGACATATTAATATAGATAGAAAGTAATAGTCGGATTATAGGTTTTGAGGTGCTTTAATAGTTAAGCTAATAAGTACTAATTTACTAATAATTATGTATATCTTTAAGTTAAATTTTTGAAAAATAAAGAATACTTGATATCTTATTTTAATTGGAATTATTTAAAGATTATATTTAAATTAAGAAAAATTAATTTATAATGAAATTACCAGATAGTAAAAATTATGGTTTAACAATGTTAGAAAATATAAACAACTATAGAAAAGCAGCTAAGAAATATAAACTATACTTTGTGGTTTGTAAGATGTTACGAATGTTATTTTTGATTGTGTTCTCATTATTTCTATTAAATTCATTGATAGTTTTAATTGGACATAATGCTGTTTATGAGCAAGATTATAATTCATTTACAGCTAAGATATATTCGTACTTTGGTCAATATACTTATTATGAGTATGCATATAAGTTTGATAGTAAAGGAATATTTTTAATGTTTTTAAGTCTTTCACCTGCATTAGTTTGTTTTATCTTAGAGAAGGTAAATAAAAACAAAATGTATAATCATTTAGGTGAAGTAGTCAAAATAGAACAACAAGAGAAAGCCGAGAAGCAGCAAGAAAGAATTTATGAGATGAAAAGTCTTTATGGTATATAAGAACAACTATCTTTCTTAAGCAATTTTTAATTTATTTAATTCAAATAACATCAAAAATATTAATGTTTTACTTTTAAGTAATAAATATAGTCATTTAAAATAATCTAATCTCAACTATATTAACAAAGTGTTAGAATCTATATGAAATATTAATAGGATATAGATATGACAGGTACTAAAGAAGATAATTTAAAAGAAGTAGAAACTATTCTCGGAGTTCTTTTTGAATGCCATATAATGAAAAAGATAATAAAATTAGAACTAAACTTTTAGCTTTATAGCAACTATAGTCCATTATGTTTAAAAGTAGTACTTGATCAAATAGCTATTTGCTAGATTCCGTGGTCAAGCCTGACGGAATGATGTACTATCTTTATATGATTTTAGTTATATATTCAAGTTTTTTAAGCTCAATGTAAGTAGTGACTTATCATTTATTGGAGTAAAAATATCAGGATTACCTAATCAAATATTTGATTTAACATTATTTATACTCGTATCTTATTTCTTAGTGATTTATATTAGTTGCCTTTTGTGAGAAGTTCGTAGAATGTAAACTACGTTTAACAGGAACCAGACTAATATTTTCCCCTTATAGGTCAGCAGCTTGGGCTGGTGGAACAGATGGTTAGTATAGATTCATTATTACCTATATTATTGGGAATTATTGCAATGTAATGTTATTTAAAAAAGTATTTTATTTAATCCTTATTCTCATACTTATCATAAGCATTAACAATTTTTTGAACTATTTGATGGCGCACAATATCTACTGATTTTAGATAGCTAATAGCAACACCATCAATATTATCAAGAATCGATAAAGCATGTCTTAAACCAGAAGTTACATTTTTAGGTAAATCAACTTGAGTAATATCACCAGTTATAACAGCTGTAGTATTAAAACCAATCCTTGTTAGAAACATCTTCATTTGCTCTTTTGTAGTGTTTTGACTTTCATCAAGTACGATAAAAGAGTCATTAATTGTTCTACCACGCATATATGCTAATGGAGCAATCTCTATAGCTTGCTTCTCGATTAGTTTTGTAACTTTTTCAACACCCATGAAGTCAAAAAGAGCATCATACATAGGGCGTAAATATGGATCAATCTTTTGTGTAAGATCGCCAGGTAAAAATCCAAGTTTTTCACCAGCTTCAACAGCAGGGCGCACAAGTACAATTCTTCGAACTTCACCTTTCTCATAAGCCGATACCGCACAAGCTATAGCCATATATGTTTTACCAGTACCAGCTGGTCCAACACCAAAAGTTACAAAATTATTTTTGATATTATCAAGGTATATTGCTTGATTGTGTGTACGAGCTTTAAGCTTTTTGCTTCTAAGCTGTACTTCGGCTTCTTCAATCTTCTTTTTAGATTTTGCTTGAGGGGTTTTTTCTTTTGCTGTTGCATTTAGAATAGTTGTAATTTGCTCTAAATCTAATTCTGTATTTCCTGCTAAGATCTCAGCGTAGCAAGATTTGATAAATCTCTTTGCCTGAGTATTATTAGCACTTGAATCACTTGATATTTCAAACTCATCAGCACGATGTTTTATTTCAACGTTAAAATAATTTTCGATAGCACGAATATTCTCATCAAGATTACCACAAAGTTGCATCATGGAATCATAATTATATGGTTCTAAAACAAATTGAGTTCTATTCATAGATTAAACAAGCTCTCCTCTTAGAGAATTTGGTAGGCTTTCTGTTATTGTAACCGTAGTAAACTGACCAATCAAAGATTTATCGCCTTTAAAGTTAACAATTCTATTATTTTCAGTTCTACCAGCTAAAACATCATCATCTTTCTTAGATGTACCTTCAACAAGAATACGTTGTTTTGTACCAACCATTTGTCTAGAGATTATCTGAGAATTGCTATTTAGTAAGTCTTGCAATCTTTTTAGTCTATCTTTTTTTACTTCCATAGGAGTATCATCAGGTAGATCAGAAGCTGGAGTACCTGGACGCTTACTATAGATAAAGCTAAATGATTGGTCAAAGTTGACATCTTTTACTAGATCAAGAAGCTTTTGAAAGTCTTCTTCTGTCTCACCAGGGAAACCAACGATAAAGTCAGATGAAATTGTAATATCTGGACGAATAGCTCTTAACTTTCTGATCTTCTGTTTGAATTCTAGGATAGTATGGTTTCTCTTCATATTTGTAAGAATTCTATCAGAACCATGCTGTACTGGTAGATGTAGGTGGTTTGCCAATTCTGGAACACTACCATAAGCATCAATTAGGTTTTGTGAAAACTCAACAGGGTGAGATGTTGTAAATCTAATTCTCTCAACACCATCTATCTCAGCAATAAAATGTATCAATAATGCAAGATCAGCTATTTGACCGTTTTCCATTGGACCTAAGTAATGATTTACGTTTTGTCCTAATAGAGTGATTTCTTTAACACCTTGCTCTGCTAATATAGCACACTCAGCTAACACATCTTCAAAAGGTCTGTTTACTTCAGGTCCTCTAGTATAAGGAACTACGCAGTATGAACAATATTTATCACATCCTTCCATGATAGAAACAAATGCTTTAGCACCTTCAGCCTTTGGTTCAGGCAAATAGTCAAATTTCTCAACCTCTGGGAATGATATATCAACTTGAGATTGTTGAGTTTGTTTTTTCTGTTTGATCATTTCTGGAAGTCTATGAATAGTCTGTGGACCAAAAACTAAATCAACAAATGGGGCTCTTTTAATGATATTTTCACCTTCTTGAGATGCAACACAACCACCAACACCTATAACTAGGTCTTCTTTAGTTTTTTTAAGATTTTTCCATCTTCCTAGCTCATGAAATACTTTCTCTTGAGCCTTTTCTCTAATAGAACATGTATTGATTAGAATGATATCAGCATCTTTATAATCATCTGTCTTTACGGTATGAAAGTTTTCATCTAGAACCTCATGCATTCTAGCCGAGTCATACTCATTCATTTGACAGCCTAAAGTTTTTATAAAAACCTTTTTTTGTTCTTTCATTTATTAAAACCTTTAATTTTTTAGTTATATTTCTCGTTTTGATACGAGAGAGTTATTATAGTAAAATGCGCACAAATTCTATCATAAAAATAAAATAAAAGCACTTTTTGAGGCTAGACTAATTATTTGCATTAATGCAAAATACTAAAAGTTTTTTATAAAAAGTATCTTCATGATGAAGCAAAATCAATTTACTCAGGATGATATTTGGCAATATTGTCTTGATCATACTAGTGATCTGTCTACAGACCTTAATCAATTAAGTTTACAAACAAAAGAACAAGTTCATGGCGCTCAAATGCTATCTGAAAAAATAGTTACTAAATTACTTCAGTTCTTTGTATTTGCAAATAAAGCTAAAGTCTGTGTCGATGTTGGTACATTTACAGGAATGTCAGCTATAGCTATGGCTGAGATTTCAGCGAATATTGAGGTGTATACTATTGATAGGTCTAATCAATCAGGTGAAAGAGTTGCAAAAGAATTTATTTCAAAATATCCAAATATAAAATATCTTGAGGGAAACGCAATAGATATATTGCCAAATCTACCTGATAATATAGATATAGCATTTATTGATGCTGATAAAAAACAAACACAAAGCTACTTTGATATTTTGATAAATAAAATATCCGATAACGGTATAATCATAGTAGATGATATTTTATGGCGAGCAGAAGTTTTAGATCCTCAGGATAAGCGCGCTAAAGCTCTTGATGAGTTTAATAAGTATGTAAATCAAAGAAATGATTTAGAGACATTAGTTTTACCAATCCGTCATGGTATTAATATTATTAGAAAAGTTTAGATTTAGGAGAAATTATGATATTGAAAAAAGTAAATTTAGCATTATTTTTAGTTGCAGGAGCTTCAAGTTCTGTATTTGCAGTTGGTTGTAATCCTAATGTTGATGGTGTTAAGTGGTATCATGTTTCAGCTGAGAAAAAAGCTCTATATCATCAAGCTTATAATGTTGCGAGTCAAAAAATAAAGCATGAAGTTAAAAAAGATAAACTTAAGAAAGACTCATGGGGCGTTATACTAGATATCGATGAAACTGTATTAGATAACTCTGCAAATGAATATGGTAACTATAAGAACTATCGATTTAATGAAGATATGCTTAAAAAAGGAAATGCTGTAGCTACTCCTGGGGCTGCAAAATTTACTCATTTAATACATAAATTAGGTGGTTATGTAAGTTTTGTTACTAATAGAGGTGGTAATGATAAAAAAGAATTTGATGCTACTGTTAAAAACTTAAAACAGCAACATATTTATTTTGACCAAGTTCTTTTTTCAAATAAAAATGATGGTAAAGAGCAGTTTAATAAAAATCCAAGATTTAAGGCTGTGCAAACAGGAGAGTATAATAAAAATTTAATATTTACTAATAAATTACCAGCTCATAAAGTTATAGCTTATTTTGGTGATAATATTCAAGATTTTCCTAATATGAAGCAACAAAGTATGCAAAAAGCTGATTCCAAAGCATTTAAGAAGTTTGGTTCTAAATATTTTATTATGCCAAATCCAATGTATGGTAGCTGGCAGTAAATAAGGGAATAATTGTGGCAAAATTATATTTTAGATATTCATCAATGGATGCAGGTAAGACCTTAGATCTTTTAAAGGTTGCTTATAACTATGAAGATCGTGGCAGAAAATCACTAATTTTAACTTCTGCAGTGGATAAAAGAGCAGGGTTAAATAAAGTCAAATCACGTATAGGTATTGATCAAGATGCTTACTCTCTAACAGATCAAGATAATATCTATAACTTTGTACAAAAGTATAATCAGCAAGAGTCTGTAGATTGTGTGTTAATCGATGAGATACATTTCTTTAAGCCTGATCAAGTCTGGCAGCTAGCAGAAGTTGTTGATGATCTAAATATTCCGGTAATTTGTTATGGTTTACGGACTAATTATCTAGGCCAACCTTTTGAGACAGCAGCTTTATTATTAGCTATAGCTGATACACTAGAAGAGGTTAAAACAATTTGTCACTGTGGTAAGAAAGCCAGTTTTAATATGATGGTGCAAAATGGCCAAGCTATAAAAGAGGGTGATCCTATAGTTGTTGATGATGACTCCTTAAAAGAGACAGATACTAAATATGTTTCAGTATGTCGTAAGCATTGGAAACATGGAGTTTACGAGTAAATAAAAATTAATCCATAAGCATTAAAATATGCTCAGCATTTTTAACACCTAAATTAGCAGCTTTTTTATAATACATCTTTGCTTTTTGCTTGTCATAAGATATGCCATTTTCTTGCTCATCGTAGTACATGTTGCCTAACTCATAATATGCAGGACCATAATTCTTACTAGCAGCTTCTTCAAAATATCCCATGGCTTTTTTATAATCTTTAAGATTATAGTAATAAATTCCAGTATAGTAGATTGCATAAACATCACCATTGCTAGCGGCATGTTCAAGTTTATATAACTCTTTGTAGTCTCCCTTTTGAGCAAAAACCTGCATTCTTTGAATTTTTTCTTTATATGTTAGCTGTTGTGCCTCTTTCTTCTGTTGTTTATTCTGATCTGTACGTGACTGCTGCTGATTTTGTTGCTGTTGTTTTAAAGCCTCTGCTTTTTTCATCTGATTCAGAATATCTTCTTGTTTTGCTTTTGAGTTTTCTTTAATATCTTTGTCTGAAGACTCATCTGCGGATAGCCTGTCATCATTTGTTTTTGGAGTTAGAGATGATTGCTTAGGTTTATTTTGAATTATATTATTAACTATATTTTGAATAAATTCATTTTCATTATTATAGAAATAATATATTAGACCTTCATATTTGTTGGTATTATTGTTGTCACCAAAGTCAAATCTCAATGATGATTTATTATGCTTAAAATTTGAAAGATCGATTAGGTTGTTAATATAACTAGAGTTGCTATCTTTTGAGTTTATTATCCAGTCTTTCTCAATTTCTATACCAGATATATTTCTATAAAAGTTTTGTAGCTTCTCTCTATCAGTATTAAAAAGATTAATATATACTAACCCATCTAAGTTCTTAAGCTCCCGCTTAGGTATAGTTAGGCCAATTTTTCTATTAATTTTAATTTTTTCTTGTAACTTTTTATCCTTATTCTCATCTTTATTTTTATCTTGATCTAGAGGTTTTTTTTGCATTTTCTCTTGTTTAGCTGTTTGTTCCTCTAATTCTTTTTGGCGTTGTTTTCTTACCAAAGTTTCAGATTTAGCAATTTCTTTTTCAGCAAGGTCTGCTACTTTTGGGTTAGAGCTATAAAGCAGAGTTTGCCAAAGCATTAATGCTCTGTGATAATTCTTGTTTTTCTCAAAGATTCTTGCTTGTTCTATAATCGCAGGTTCATAACCTCTAGATGCCGCAATTGAAAGGTATTTATCTTTATCACCAGGTTTCTTTTCAGTTATTTTATTAGATTTATACTCTAAATATATTTGGTATATAAGCTCTGGATCAGTTGTTGATATTAGATTAGGATTAGCTTCGAGAAAAACTGCTAAACCAGCAATAGCTTTTTTATTACCTGCTTTATATGCTTTTTTGAAATACTCTAGAGCTTTTTTATTATCTTTATTTACGCCTTGGCCATATTTGTATAATATAGCTATTTGATAAAAAGCTTGAGCAGTATTAGCTTTTTTATAATATTTATAAGCATATGAATAATTTTTCTGTGTTCCAAAACCATATTGATATAAATATCCAAGATAATAATAATCCGAGGCAGTCGCCTCATCGTCATCTGCCAGATCTTTTAGTATTTCAAAAGCTGCTTCATAGCCCTTTACGTTTTTATTGTTAATATCAGCAATAGCTTTTGAGTGCTGTTGTAAAAATGCTTGATGACTATAGTCCATATAGCTATTAACCCCTATAGCGCAAACACCTACGACTGCTACCCCAATTAGAATCCTAATAATTTTTTTCTTTTTTGATACTAGTGACTTAGTTTCTTCTTTAGGAGTTTCAGGTATATTATCTTGTTCAGACATTAATCATAGTTTCTAATAAAATATATTACTTAGATTATATATTAGCTTTGTATTATATTTAAGACAATTAGATATTTTTCTTGTTATAAAAGCTTTTCCGCTTATTTTAAATTTCTAGGAATAGCAATTAATTTATGTTTTATAAACTTTAAATTAAATCTAATCTTAATACTTTGTAGCTTAATCTTTTTACTTTATAAATGAAAAATATACATAATTGATAATTAAATTGTTATAACTGTTATAGTTGGGGTATTTTTTACAAAATCAAAAGTTTTCAAAAAACCATAACCATATAAAAACTTACATCTAAACTGTATTACAACGACCTAGTAGTGTAAACTCTTGTAAGAATAAAATAACTATGGCTATATTTCTAATATGCATAAGAGTAGTTATGTTCTGTGATCCTGAATTTAATTCGGTATTTAATATGACATTATTATGTGTAGTTAGTTAGATGTTTTAGTTACTAATTGAAAGGTGAGAGTTTTATGTCTCAAGCTATACTTTTTCTTAATGGTAAAGTTGATCTAGAATTTTGTGAACAATATATAAAAAGTAATCTTAATAATTTACCAATTTATTGTGCTGATGGTGCATATGGAAAAATAAATAAATCTAATCAATTAAACTCGAAAATTAAAAAAGTAATTGGCGACTTTGATTCATTTGAGAAGATAAACAGTGAATTATTTTTAGTTGATAAAGATCAATATTCTACTGATTTTGAAAAATCCCTTAACTATATAAGTTCTCAAGGAGCTTCAAAAGTATTTGTATTTGGAGCTTCTGAAGGCGAGATGGATCATTTTTTATGTAATATCTCCATAGCTAAAAGTTATATGAGAAAAATTAATATAGAGTTTGTTGATAGATATTCTAGATATTTTTTTATACCAAAGAACTTCTCTATAACAGGTGTTATAGGCAAGATGTTTTCAGTGATGCCTTTTGGATCTGCAGAAGATATATATTATAATGGTTTAAGGTATCCTTTAAGCGGAGAAAGCTTAAGTATAGATACAACTACAGGCGCAAGAAATTATGCTACAGAAGATAGAGTCGAAATCTCATATACTTCTGGGGATATTTTATTGTTTATATCGCATGCAAAATATAAGGATAGATTAAATGCTATTTTGTAATGATGCTAAGAAGCAGCTAAAGCAACAAGACGTTAATTTAAAAAAAGAATTTGAAAAAGATAATGATCGAGTTAATAAGCTATCGTTGACTCATGATGGTATATATTTTGATTTTTCAAAGAATCTTATTAATGATTCGATTTTGACAGATTTATTAAAGTCTGCTGAAAACTCAAAACTCAAAGAAAAAATTTCACAGATGTTTGTAGGTGAAAAAATTAACTCTACCGAAAATAGAGCTGTACTACATACTGCATTACGTGATTTTTCAGACTCTCCTTTGATTGTCGATGGTCAAGATATTCGCCAAGAAGTCAAACAAGAAAAACAGCGAGTAAAAGAGCTTGTTGAAAAAGTTACATCTGGAAGTTGGAAAGGTTTCTCTGGTAAGAAGATTACAGATGTTGTAAATATTGGTATTGGCGGTTCTGATTTAGGGCCCAAGATGGTGGTTAGAGCCTTACAGCCTTATCATTGTACAGGTCTTAATGTGCATTTTGTCTCAAATGTGGATGCTGATTCTTTATTACAGGCCCTGCATGTTGTTGATCCTGAGACTACTTTATTTATAGTAGCTTCAAAATCCTTCTCTACTGAGGAAACTCTTTTAAATTCTATGTCAGCTAGAGAATGGTTACTTGATCACTATGAAGATTCTAAAGCTGTGGCTAATCATTTTGTTGCTATATCAAGTAAATTAGATAAGGTTGAAGAATTTGGTATAGACCTAGAACATTGTTATAAAATGTGGGACTGGGTTGGTGGCCGCTATTCGCTATGGTCATCTATAGGAATGTCGATAGCTTTTGCTATAGGCTATGATAATTTTGAGGAATTACTAGCTGGAGCGTATTCAGTTGATAAGCATTTTAAAGAAGTTGATTTTAGTAAAAATATTCCAGTTATAATGGGATTGTTAGGTAGTTATTACTCATGTGCTTATAATAGTCAATCTCAGGCGTTATTACCTTATGATGAAAGATTATGTTACTTTGTAGACTATCTTCAGCAGGCTGATATGGAAAGCAATGGTAAATCTGTAGATTTACTTGGACAAACTGTTGACTATCAAACAGGAGTAGTTCTGTGGGGTGGTGTTGGTACAAATGGACAACATGCTTTTCATCAATTACTACATCAAGGTAATGTTTTTATTCCAGTAGATTTTGTCGCTATTGCAAACAGTCATCATAATTACCAAAATCATCAACAAGCCTTACTTGCTAACTGTTTTGCACAGTCTCAAGCACTAATGTCTGGACAATCGTATGAGATGGTTTATAATGAGCTCTTAAATTCTGGGTTAAGTGAGTCTGAAGCTAAGAAATTAGCTCCTCATAAAGTAATACCAGGTAATAGACCAAGCACTACTATTTTATTGGAAGAGCTATGCCCATACTCTTTAGGAGAGTTGATAGCGTTGTATGAACATAAAATATTTGTTCAAGGCGTTTTATGGGACATTAATAGCTATGATCAATGGGGTGTTGAGCTTGGTAAGAAGTTGGGAAAAAATATTTTAAAAGCTATGGATGATGGTTCATCTGATGAGTATAAGCACTTAGATGAGTCAACTAAGCAGTTAATAGCAAAGGTGAAAAGTTAGATAATGAGTATTAGTAAAAAGAAAGGTTTTTCATTAGTTGAGGTTATGGTAGTTATTGCTATTATGACAATACTTATGATGGCTGCTATTAGCTCCTTTACTTTTTACTATAAAACATTTGCTGAGACACGCCTTACAAACTTACAAAAAATGGTTGAATTTGCTGTTATAAAAGCGCGTACTGATAGTAAAACTGTTATTGTATGTGCTGCAACACCGGATAGCTTTGATTCAAGTGGTAAGTTAGATGAGAATAGTTTTAGTTGTGCTAACTCAACATCATGGAATGATGAACCTATAATTGCATTTGAAAGTGAAGATGGTACAGAAATTTATAATGCAACTAACGATAAGATAATAGCAAATTTGCCTCAAGGACATAGGGGACATCTTTTTTTAAACTTATCAGGTAGTCCAAGTTATGTGAAAATAAGTCCGAATGGATTTATGGCAACAGGAAATGGAAATATTACATATTGTGATAAATCAAACAAGTATCAAGCAGCTCTAATTATTAACTTAGTAGGTAGAGTTGTTTATACAGATAGTCAAACTAAAGAAGGTGGCGGACTGTATACTTGTGAATAGCTTTTTGTTTACTGATTAAAGGAGAATACAATAATGACTAATGGTAGAATACCTATGACTCCAGTAGGAGAGCAGGCTTTAAGAGCAGAGTTAGATCAACTTAAAAAAGTTGAAAGACCTAATATTATTGAAGCTATTGCTGAAGCACGTGATCATGGTGATTTAAAAGAAAATGCTGAGTATCATGCTGCAAGAGAGAAACAGGGTATTATAGAGGGTAGAATTAAAGATATCGAATCAAAGCTATCTAATGCTCAAGTTATTGATGTGACAAAAATTTCTGCTAATGGCATGGTTATTTTTGGTTCAACTGTTACAGTTATGAACGTGGATACGGAAGAAGAAACAACTTATAAAATTGTTGGTGAAGATGAAGCAAATATAGATAATCATAAAATATCTGTAGCAGCACCTCTTGCTCGTGCTTTAATAAAGAAAGAAGAAGGTGATGAAGTTGTTTTAGATACACCAAAAGGTAAAGTAACTTACGAAATAGTAGAAGTAGAATATATATAAGAACTTTTATCTTAGGTTGCTTATAATTAATGTGCTTTTTACGAATTTAAATATTAAAATAAAGTCTTTGAAAACTATTAAGTTAAGTAGCTAGAATTAAATTTATTTTTATTCTTAAATACTTATATTTAGTATAATTGGTGGTTTCTTATAAAATTTTCTATGAAAAAAATTATCATTAAGGGTGCAAAAACCCATAATCTAAAAAATATCGATGTTGAAATACCAAGAGATAAGCTAACTGT
This window harbors:
- the greA gene encoding transcription elongation factor GreA gives rise to the protein MTNGRIPMTPVGEQALRAELDQLKKVERPNIIEAIAEARDHGDLKENAEYHAAREKQGIIEGRIKDIESKLSNAQVIDVTKISANGMVIFGSTVTVMNVDTEEETTYKIVGEDEANIDNHKISVAAPLARALIKKEEGDEVVLDTPKGKVTYEIVEVEYI
- the pgi gene encoding glucose-6-phosphate isomerase, which translates into the protein MLFCNDAKKQLKQQDVNLKKEFEKDNDRVNKLSLTHDGIYFDFSKNLINDSILTDLLKSAENSKLKEKISQMFVGEKINSTENRAVLHTALRDFSDSPLIVDGQDIRQEVKQEKQRVKELVEKVTSGSWKGFSGKKITDVVNIGIGGSDLGPKMVVRALQPYHCTGLNVHFVSNVDADSLLQALHVVDPETTLFIVASKSFSTEETLLNSMSAREWLLDHYEDSKAVANHFVAISSKLDKVEEFGIDLEHCYKMWDWVGGRYSLWSSIGMSIAFAIGYDNFEELLAGAYSVDKHFKEVDFSKNIPVIMGLLGSYYSCAYNSQSQALLPYDERLCYFVDYLQQADMESNGKSVDLLGQTVDYQTGVVLWGGVGTNGQHAFHQLLHQGNVFIPVDFVAIANSHHNYQNHQQALLANCFAQSQALMSGQSYEMVYNELLNSGLSESEAKKLAPHKVIPGNRPSTTILLEELCPYSLGELIALYEHKIFVQGVLWDINSYDQWGVELGKKLGKNILKAMDDGSSDEYKHLDESTKQLIAKVKS
- a CDS encoding thymidine kinase, whose product is MAKLYFRYSSMDAGKTLDLLKVAYNYEDRGRKSLILTSAVDKRAGLNKVKSRIGIDQDAYSLTDQDNIYNFVQKYNQQESVDCVLIDEIHFFKPDQVWQLAEVVDDLNIPVICYGLRTNYLGQPFETAALLLAIADTLEEVKTICHCGKKASFNMMVQNGQAIKEGDPIVVDDDSLKETDTKYVSVCRKHWKHGVYE
- a CDS encoding HAD family acid phosphatase — encoded protein: MILKKVNLALFLVAGASSSVFAVGCNPNVDGVKWYHVSAEKKALYHQAYNVASQKIKHEVKKDKLKKDSWGVILDIDETVLDNSANEYGNYKNYRFNEDMLKKGNAVATPGAAKFTHLIHKLGGYVSFVTNRGGNDKKEFDATVKNLKQQHIYFDQVLFSNKNDGKEQFNKNPRFKAVQTGEYNKNLIFTNKLPAHKVIAYFGDNIQDFPNMKQQSMQKADSKAFKKFGSKYFIMPNPMYGSWQ
- a CDS encoding PhoH family protein yields the protein MNRTQFVLEPYNYDSMMQLCGNLDENIRAIENYFNVEIKHRADEFEISSDSSANNTQAKRFIKSCYAEILAGNTELDLEQITTILNATAKEKTPQAKSKKKIEEAEVQLRSKKLKARTHNQAIYLDNIKNNFVTFGVGPAGTGKTYMAIACAVSAYEKGEVRRIVLVRPAVEAGEKLGFLPGDLTQKIDPYLRPMYDALFDFMGVEKVTKLIEKQAIEIAPLAYMRGRTINDSFIVLDESQNTTKEQMKMFLTRIGFNTTAVITGDITQVDLPKNVTSGLRHALSILDNIDGVAISYLKSVDIVRHQIVQKIVNAYDKYENKD
- a CDS encoding tetratricopeptide repeat protein translates to MSEQDNIPETPKEETKSLVSKKKKIIRILIGVAVVGVCAIGVNSYMDYSHQAFLQQHSKAIADINNKNVKGYEAAFEILKDLADDDEATASDYYYLGYLYQYGFGTQKNYSYAYKYYKKANTAQAFYQIAILYKYGQGVNKDNKKALEYFKKAYKAGNKKAIAGLAVFLEANPNLISTTDPELIYQIYLEYKSNKITEKKPGDKDKYLSIAASRGYEPAIIEQARIFEKNKNYHRALMLWQTLLYSSNPKVADLAEKEIAKSETLVRKQRQKELEEQTAKQEKMQKKPLDQDKNKDENKDKKLQEKIKINRKIGLTIPKRELKNLDGLVYINLFNTDREKLQNFYRNISGIEIEKDWIINSKDSNSSYINNLIDLSNFKHNKSSLRFDFGDNNNTNKYEGLIYYFYNNENEFIQNIVNNIIQNKPKQSSLTPKTNDDRLSADESSDKDIKENSKAKQEDILNQMKKAEALKQQQQNQQQSRTDQNKQQKKEAQQLTYKEKIQRMQVFAQKGDYKELYKLEHAASNGDVYAIYYTGIYYYNLKDYKKAMGYFEEAASKNYGPAYYELGNMYYDEQENGISYDKQKAKMYYKKAANLGVKNAEHILMLMD
- a CDS encoding thiamine diphosphokinase, whose protein sequence is MSQAILFLNGKVDLEFCEQYIKSNLNNLPIYCADGAYGKINKSNQLNSKIKKVIGDFDSFEKINSELFLVDKDQYSTDFEKSLNYISSQGASKVFVFGASEGEMDHFLCNISIAKSYMRKINIEFVDRYSRYFFIPKNFSITGVIGKMFSVMPFGSAEDIYYNGLRYPLSGESLSIDTTTGARNYATEDRVEISYTSGDILLFISHAKYKDRLNAIL
- the miaB gene encoding tRNA (N6-isopentenyl adenosine(37)-C2)-methylthiotransferase MiaB — encoded protein: MKEQKKVFIKTLGCQMNEYDSARMHEVLDENFHTVKTDDYKDADIILINTCSIREKAQEKVFHELGRWKNLKKTKEDLVIGVGGCVASQEGENIIKRAPFVDLVFGPQTIHRLPEMIKQKKQTQQSQVDISFPEVEKFDYLPEPKAEGAKAFVSIMEGCDKYCSYCVVPYTRGPEVNRPFEDVLAECAILAEQGVKEITLLGQNVNHYLGPMENGQIADLALLIHFIAEIDGVERIRFTTSHPVEFSQNLIDAYGSVPELANHLHLPVQHGSDRILTNMKRNHTILEFKQKIRKLRAIRPDITISSDFIVGFPGETEEDFQKLLDLVKDVNFDQSFSFIYSKRPGTPASDLPDDTPMEVKKDRLKRLQDLLNSNSQIISRQMVGTKQRILVEGTSKKDDDVLAGRTENNRIVNFKGDKSLIGQFTTVTITESLPNSLRGELV
- a CDS encoding O-methyltransferase, whose protein sequence is MKQNQFTQDDIWQYCLDHTSDLSTDLNQLSLQTKEQVHGAQMLSEKIVTKLLQFFVFANKAKVCVDVGTFTGMSAIAMAEISANIEVYTIDRSNQSGERVAKEFISKYPNIKYLEGNAIDILPNLPDNIDIAFIDADKKQTQSYFDILINKISDNGIIIVDDILWRAEVLDPQDKRAKALDEFNKYVNQRNDLETLVLPIRHGINIIRKV
- a CDS encoding pilus assembly FimT family protein, with protein sequence MSISKKKGFSLVEVMVVIAIMTILMMAAISSFTFYYKTFAETRLTNLQKMVEFAVIKARTDSKTVIVCAATPDSFDSSGKLDENSFSCANSTSWNDEPIIAFESEDGTEIYNATNDKIIANLPQGHRGHLFLNLSGSPSYVKISPNGFMATGNGNITYCDKSNKYQAALIINLVGRVVYTDSQTKEGGGLYTCE